The Miscanthus floridulus cultivar M001 chromosome 6, ASM1932011v1, whole genome shotgun sequence genomic interval CTTGCCTTGGCTTGACCTTTGTTTAGGAGCTTCTTCTAGAGACTTAGGAGTGAGAGTCGATGGATTGTTGGAGATCAGACATGGTCTTTATAGTTggagtttggttgaggtgatttagAGATGGGTCAAAATACTAGATGGGGTCTCCCTTTTTACCTTGAGCAGTTGAAAAAGAGGTGAAACCCAAGAGTAGGTGGGCCAAAGTTGATGATAAGGAGAGCATTCTGGAGTTCACCTAGGCCTAGGGTTTGGAATAGAGGGGTGGTGTTTGGGTTTTGGGTTGCATAAGGGGATTTCTGCAAATTTTTATTTGGAACGACACTCGGGTTGTGACACATTCAAACATTGTTTATATGTCCATTTAGGCTAACAACGAATTGTCCAACCAAATTCAAGTTCTAGTCTTTGACATGGGCTATGCACTTTTTAAGATTTATTCTAGTAACTATCTTGCATGTGTTCATAGGCAGAGTATCTGTGTGTATATGACCATCGAGATCTATTTTGTGTTTCATAAAAAATATGTTTTTCACAAACTTAGGTCCCCTTTGGATCCATCCAACTAACTATTAGCTGTGTTAGCTAAGAGAAACAAGCTAATAGCTAACTGTTAGCTGAATGGTAGGTAAGAAATTAGCTGGCTTATTAGCTTAGGATATAAACAAGATAGCTTAGGACACAAACAAGACCTCAATTAATTTTTAGTAGCTAACTGCTAGCTATATAAGATCTAAACGGACTCTTAGATAAGTTTGATTTAGTAAAAAGCTAAAATGATTCTAGTTTTAACTTTTAAATTAGAATGAAGCCTGTATCTCACAACTCTCCTAGTAGATATTATCGTATGATCTACTTCATCGATCGGTCCATATGTTCTTTTTAATCTATTAAGGTTGTACTCTATGACACTACTAACCGTAGTAAAGTGCATGTCGAGTGCCATAAAGGATTAAGGGACATCATCAAGTCAACCATTAACATTAAGCCCTGGTCAAATTACCTTATAGTTAGTACTAGTAATTAATGAACCAAACTAAACGGATCCCATTGGAGCAAGTATAGTAAAGGGATGTAGGTGAGTTGTATgctaaggtggaggagagagaagagaagcgaGTAAGTTTACAACTAGCTtatgcacaagaaccaagaaacttTATAAGAGAAACAAATGAGCCATAAATGATCCAACTACTATATGAATGGGTGGAAAGGTAAGTTGTAAATATACATACAACTAGCCACGTGCTATATTACTAGCCCTGCTCTTAGGGCAGGGGCTAATTATGCTTCACTCTTACTTTGTCACACATATTCTTCATTAAAGAGTCTAAAGTTTTAGAAAATTAAGTTTAGTTATGTAAAGGTTTATCAAAGTGTAAGTTCCTTTTGCGTGGGTGGGGCGGGGGATTCCATTTAATTCAAATTAGTCTAGAACAATTTATGTACACTTGATCTAAATCCTTCAATTTTTTTAAAAGGAATCACCCAATGCAAACAAATTCAGATTTCAACCATGTTAGTGCTTGTAGAGTAACTTAGGTATATGTTTATCGAGCATGTTTATGAATCATGAGAGAAACACATTGACATTTATATATTGTGCGGTCAAGTTTCCAGTGTCTTACGTGAATAATACTAGTGCACTTTGTAAGAGTAACATTTTGTCCTTGGCTTGTCTTAACTTGTAAAGAAAGGAGAAGTCATCTGTCGATGTCCAGCACCAAAGTGATAAATGCTCCATTAATACATTGGATAATATGCAATATGTTAGTGACATGTACCCTAGTTTAAAAATAAACACATCTGCATATTATTACTGATATACACAATGAAACTATAGTTTGAGGCTGCTCCGtcatgatgaaaaaaactaaaagGCCGTCTCAATACTTTAGATGGTACTTAACCATGTCATAAACAAGCAAACACCATCGAAATGTAGCTTAATACGGTACGATGTGTCACGTGTCTACCCTTGGAATATCCCCTAGGAATCTCCATGGGGATGATGTCAGCTAGCGACCACGCCTCACAAGGCTTAATTGGTGACAAGAGATGGACGCTCAGAGCATTTCTAGCAAGGCCCTTATTCATGCCTCTATTCTATATTTATTTAAGGGTTGTTGTGCAAACAATCTACTTCAGTAGAGGCCTTCCAAAGTAGGAGGTTCTCAAATTCCCTCCTCAAACCCTCATTCCAAGGGCTCTAGTCCAGACCCCTACTTTTCTAATTATAGTTGCTCCTCTCTTGTTCTCGTCCGGTATTGCACGCTCTCTACCATTGCTCATGCTTCATCGTTGTTGCTTTCCACTATGCCCACCAACCATATTTGGCACCACTGGTCTCCCGACTACCCTCTTGTCCAGGTTCTCCCATCCCCTCTCACCCTCCTGCCTAGACTTCCTCCGCTGCCTCCCTCTACTGGCAACGCCAACCTCCACCGCCCATGTTGGTTCCACGCAACTACCTTTTTCCATCCCTACCGACCTTCACCACCTGCTACCATTCCATGCATCTAAGCTCCACATCGGTTGCCTAGCAATGATAAGGATGGGAGGGTACTGCTACTGACTTAGAGGAAGGGAGGGCACAAAACCACTTATGTCAGTGCACATGCATAAGGAAGTGGCGCAGGAGCTCGGCCTCATGGTTGTTGGTGTGAGGAGGGCAAAGCTGCATTGTGGTCGCCAATGTGGAGGAAGGGGAAGGTGATGGTGGGGCCACCGGTGTGGGGGAGAGGGCCATGTCTAGCGGTTAGGGTAGGAGAATGAGAAGAGTATGACTGTAGGAGAAGGCATGGCATATACGAATAAGGGCTACAATTTAGGGATTGTTACTAGAGTTAGAGCAATTATTTGAGGGTCACAAAAGTAGGGGAAGCCCCTAGATCAAAGTAGGGACCTTGATTTGGGGAATTTTGCCACTGGTGCTCTTAGGGGTCTCTAAATGGGCCACCTAGCATGGCTATGCCACACATGTCCAACTACCCCTATCTTTGTGGGGATGCTAATGGATGGATCTACCCTCATTATATCCGTATCTCTCTCCATTTTTCCTGCACATTTTTGTCAGATTGTTAAGGTAGTAGTGGAAGGTGATATGGGGGCTCAACAAGACTTTGTTGGGGTATTGTTGTACATGCTTACATGGTATGAAGTGTTCGAAACATGGGACCATTTGACTATTGTAGAGGAACATGAGTTTGTCCACATTATGGTGGCAAAGACGACACTATACCGTTAAATATATACTATGGTCAGGGTCAGTATATACCAGTACAATGAGGATTACATTTTTGTTGTGTTGCATGATGTCTCTACACCATAAAGATATACTATGGTGAAGGTTAGTACATACCAGTACAATGAAGACTACGTTTGTTGTCGTGTTGCATGATATCTCTAAACTCCTTAGCAGAGCGGTTCTATGAAACTCCATGGTTTATTTGAGAAATTAAATTAGCTAACATAAGTTATGTTGCATGATTATTATTGATACTTCACTTGTGTAGTTTGTAATGTTCAAACAGTTTTTTAATTCAATTCCATTTAACAATGTTATTCATTTAGGTGCCTTAGTGATGTATTGGCATGTGACATAGTTATAATTTATTCAGAGATCATTCTTTGTGAGTAGCAGAATGCTATTGGCCATGCTGGAACATGTTCTAATCTCGTGTGTCTAGGCTCAAAAACCAAAGATGGAAACATCTGTTCTTGGGGTAGTGTAGTTACTTAGGCCTCATGGGAATCCATAATGACACTTGCCGCCTATCTCTTTGTCTTTGTTTTCGAATAACTCTTGTTCTAATAGATTCTTTTACTTGCCAACATACCAAGAAGTTGTTACTAGACAGAGATAATAAGGATGTGCACAATAGAGAGGCGTCCACATATGTAGAAATATTATCTATCTTGGAATAATAAGATCACAAGCATTCATGCTGACCATTGAAGATGTTGTGACTCTTATGAATAAATGACGCGTGTAAAAAatatttgcatatatatatcttgaagGTATCAGCATCTCTTTAGGTGTAAAGTTGTCAAAAGTTTGATGGACACAATTCTGCTGACCACGAGAGATGTCTATCATAAGCCATGCATACGTGTGGATGCATATCTCTAGAAGTTCGGTGCGCCCTCCTTTTATTTTATTTGAACCTTTTCTGGTTCATGAAGATGCCGTGACGTCAAGTAGAGAGTCACTGACAGAGGAAAACACGTATTAAAGCATACTCGCCACAAAGATGATATCAAATATCGAAATCCGTATTAGAAGTCAATGAAGCGCCGACCTGACCATAAATCTTGTAGATATTAGATTATCTATGGTCTATCTATAGCTGGCATGCTGTGTGAATGGTGAGTCTCATGCAATGTCGCGACGTCAACGATGACGACAAACTAAACTCAgtcaaacaaaaataaaagtttaatTTTTTAGATAAGTACATAGACTATACTCTAAATACAGTAGAGTTCATACAAAACATTTGTATTTGTATTGTAAGAACGAGCAGACCACCTCTAATCTTTCTAAAAAAATTACCTAATATTTTGTGATATAAAATATCAAAATCCGTATCGGAAGGCAATGACGTAAGTGAAGCGCTGACCTGATATAGATCCTGTAGATATTAGATTATCTATGGTCTATCTATAGCCAGCATGCTGCGTAAATGGTGAGTCACGTGTATTACCGTGACATCAACCGTCCtgctcgtttgggcttgtttggcttataagccatggctgaaagtactgttggctggtttgatgtgagtaaaaaatattgttcgttggctgataagccatggcttctAAGCCAAATACGATCTAACGAATAGGCTGAACGACGACGACAAACTAAActcagtcaaacaaagatgaaagcTTAATTTTTTAGATAGGTACATAGACTATACTCTAAATACACTAGAATTCATACAAAACATTTGTATTTGTATTGTAAGAAGGAGCAAACCATCTCtaatctttctaaaaaaaataccgAATAACCAAATATGGTTGTGCTTTGTCACCAAAGCCTTGAGATCACCGTGGACtaggagagagaaaaggagaaaccCCACTAAAAACCCAAAAAGACCGAGGGAAAACAAGAAAAACCCTAAACTCCAAGACGAAAACCCATCCTGCAAATAACCCCACAGAAAAAAAGGTGGCCTGTTTTTCACTTTGGACCCCGGAACATCCGCGGCCTCTCAAGGCCGCCCCTCCCACCCACTATTTCTTCCCCTCGCTCCCACTCCtcccctttcttcttcttcccttccTTCTCTCCTCCTTCTCCGTGAGGGCTGAGGATATCCTTCAACCCATCCACCTCACGAGGAATCCGCACTTGCTTTTGCTCCGCAATTTATTGCTCAGGGTTCTTGCtgggtggtggcggcgggtggTGCGAGCAGTAGTTCACAAGAGCAAGCTGTTCTTGTGTGCGCGGTTCTATGCCTGCTTGCTTggcgaggggaggaggaggaggcgccggaGTAGTGGGAGTTGAGGGGTGCAGGTACCGGCATTGCTGAGGCGGCGCGGAGAGATCCGGCGATGTCGGAGGCCGACCGGATACGCCACCGCACGGCGGCGCTGGCGCTGCACGACGATGAGGTAAGAGACAAGTCGGACGCCAAGGCGAACGTCTTCGCGGATCTCGGCTCGCCGGTGTCGCCGCTGCGGGCGCGGGCGAGCGTGGcgacgtcgtcgtcctcgtcctccggGTCAGCCAAGTCGCCGGCGCCGTCGAATGCTGGGATGGCGGACGGGAGGAGCCACTCCGGCGAGCTGGTGGGCGAATGCAACCCGCCGCCGCTGATGGCGCACCGGCGGTCCGGATCTGGACAGTTGATATTCTCTGGCAGCAGCAGCCGGGGGAGCGGCGGCGGGGACCGTGGAAGCACGGCGAGCTCGCCGATGCTGAATGCGCTCCCCACCGGGAACATCTGCCCGTCCGGGCGTGTCCCGGCAACGGCGGCCACACCCCCTCCCCCGCGCTCCCGCCCGGACGTGCTCGGATCCGGCACCGGCCACTACGGCCACGGGAGCATCATGCGCGGCGCCGGCATGGCCCCCGCCAGGAGCAGCATTGACTCGTCGTTCCTCGGGCACTCCTCGAGGTCGCCGGCGAGCTTTCCGGCGAGCAGTGGGAGCCTCCAGGAGGTGACCCGCTTGGGGAACGAGTGGTACAAAAAGGGAAAGTACGCGGAGGCGCTGCGCCACTACGAGCGCGCCGTGGCGCTGTGTCCCGAGAGCGCTGCATGCCGCGGCAACCGAGCCGCCGCGCTCATAGGACTCGGCCGCCTTGCCGACGCGCTTCGTGAATGCGAGGAGGCTGTCCGACTCGACCCGGTCAGCGGCCGCTCCCACAGCCGCGTCGCAGGCGTTTGTCTCCGGTGAGCTTACTGCAGTCTTCCTACCTCCACCATTGCGCTGCAAGCTGTACTAGATTTTAGAACtgatgtgcatcaaggtccctAGCTCTTGCTTCGATTTTGTTCCTCATGGTTGCATCTGCATGTTGATGTTGCTTTCTTGGATGGCTTTCTCTGTGTGAGCGAGACCGAGGAGAAAGCAACATGAGTGTTGTGCCTTTTCACCTTTTCCTTTCCATTGAGGCAGTGAGATTTAGTTCTGCGATTGCTCCATCTTCACACTCAATATTCATTTTATTCGCATCCTCAGGATGCTAGATATTGATCTTTTTTGCAATTCAAAatgaattctttttttttttctgattatCTGTATGTAAGTAAAGCTATAATATTGTCTTGCTTTGATTGTGGGTAAAATTGGCGTTAAAGCTTCCCATCACATAACGCTGACAGAAGGGGTGTCTGCTTAGCTCTACTTTGTAAGGTTGCTTGATGACGATTTCGTTAGGTTCATTGGATTTAGACCACACAATGCTGATTGCATACTGAATTTCTGTTCCTAATATTGTTTATACTGTATATTGTCCTGACTCTCCCCTGGAATTAGGTGTCGAAGACTGATGACATGCTGCAATTATTTGCATTTCTGCTGTTTCTTTCTGCTGATATGCTGTGAGGGTTGTGTTGTTTCAGATTGGGGATGATTGACAAGGCGCGGAGGCATTTCACCCAGGCAGGTCATCTTCAGCAGTCTGACCCCACCGAGTGGCAGAAGCTGCAGGAGGTCGAGGTGCATCTGGGAAGATGCACAAATGCAAGGAAAATTGGGGATTGGAAGAGCACGCTGAGGGAGGCTGATGCTGCCATTGCTGCTGGCGCTGACTCCTCTCAGTTGGTAATGGCTTCCTCATGGTTTATGTTTTGATGGAGTGCTGGAAGTGTTGCTATATTGTTTTGGTAGTGGAATTTATACTGACATCGTGCTTTCCATGCAGCTTCTTGCCTTGAGGTCAGAAGCACTTCTCCGCCTTCACAAGCTGGAGGAGGCTGAGTCGACTCTTGCAAGCTTGCTGAAATTGGATGGTGCATTGCCCTCATCATTGACAGCAGCAAAACTCTCGGGGATGCTCGCTGAGTCATACGTACATATTGTTCGAGCGCAGGTTGACATGGCATTGGGGAGGTGTGATTATCTAAACTTGATATAATACCCAATTTTCCATGATGCTGGGTCAAAATCAGGTTAGCACTAAGAGTTATTATTGGTCTATGCAGGTTTGATACTGCTGTTGCTGCAGCTGAGAAGGCTAGAGATCTTGATCCTGGGAATGCAGAAATCGGGATGGTTTTGAATAATGTGAGACTAGTTGCAAAAGCCAGAGAGCAAGGGAATGATCTCTTTAAagttgccaagttttcagatgCATCCATGGCCTATGGTGAAGGGCTCAAGTATGATCCCTCAAATTCAGTGCTCCATTGCAATCGAGCTGCTTGCTGGTCAAAGCTAGAAAAGTGGGAAAAAGCTGTTGACGACTGCAATGAGGCACTAAGAATACAGCCAAACTATACAAAGGCTCTCTTAAGGCGAGCTGCATCCTATGCTAAGGTAAGCAATGAGCATGCACATGTAATTTTTTTTGCTCTTTGTAATGTTCCATTGACATTGTATAATTTTATTCAGCTTGAACGTTGGGTGGACTGCGTGCGGGACTATGAGGTGCTTCGAAAGGAGCTTCCCAGTGACAAGGAGGTTGCTGAGGCATTGTTCCATGCACAAATTGCCTTGAAGGCGACTCGTGGTGAGGATGTATCAAATATGAAGTTTGGAGGAGAGGTAGAGATAGTTTCCAATGTAGAGCAACTCCGTGCTGCCATAAGTTCACCTGGTGAGTTATTCTCTGCTACCTCTCTCTCTGCTGGTTCACAATTCATAATGAGATTTACTCGGTTTTTAGTATGTCAGAATTGCTTGCACTGCCTTGTTTACATTGTCTTTTATTGTCATATACACAATGTGGTCTCTGTGTGACTTATCGCTTGTGTTTCTTCAGGGGTATCTGTTGTCTACTTCATGTCGGCAATGAATCAGCAATGCACACAAATTACACCATCGGTCAACACTCTATGCACTGAATGCCCCTCGGTGAATTTTCTCAAGGTAAGCTACTGAATTCGTCATGCTCCAGGAACCCTGGTAGCTACTGAATTCGTCATGCCACAGGTACAAGGATTTCTAAATGATGACTAACAAGTACTATCTTCTGTACAACCCAACAGGTTAACATCGACAGCAGCCCAATGGTGGCAAAGGCAGAGAACGTGCGGATAGTCCCGACGTTCAAGATATACAAAGGAGGGGTGAAAGTGAAGGAGATGATCTGCCCGAGCTTGCATGTTCTGCGCTACTCCGTGCGGCACTATTCTGTATCCAGTTCTTGAGAAGCTTTGGGTACCCGTACCCCAATTTCCCATTTTCGCTAATGCATAGAGCTCCCGGTCAAACTTGCAACATTACCAGCCTCCAGAGCATTTTCACCACCTGCATAACTACTCTCCATTGAGCATGAGCATAACGAGCTAAGACTGTCAGGTGGAAGAGCCCCCCAATTCCCCATCTTCTGTTGTTTTCGCCTCTTCACCGTTCATATAC includes:
- the LOC136458499 gene encoding TPR repeat-containing thioredoxin TTL1-like, giving the protein MSEADRIRHRTAALALHDDEVRDKSDAKANVFADLGSPVSPLRARASVATSSSSSSGSAKSPAPSNAGMADGRSHSGELVGECNPPPLMAHRRSGSGQLIFSGSSSRGSGGGDRGSTASSPMLNALPTGNICPSGRVPATAATPPPPRSRPDVLGSGTGHYGHGSIMRGAGMAPARSSIDSSFLGHSSRSPASFPASSGSLQEVTRLGNEWYKKGKYAEALRHYERAVALCPESAACRGNRAAALIGLGRLADALRECEEAVRLDPVSGRSHSRVAGVCLRLGMIDKARRHFTQAGHLQQSDPTEWQKLQEVEVHLGRCTNARKIGDWKSTLREADAAIAAGADSSQLLLALRSEALLRLHKLEEAESTLASLLKLDGALPSSLTAAKLSGMLAESYVHIVRAQVDMALGRFDTAVAAAEKARDLDPGNAEIGMVLNNVRLVAKAREQGNDLFKVAKFSDASMAYGEGLKYDPSNSVLHCNRAACWSKLEKWEKAVDDCNEALRIQPNYTKALLRRAASYAKLERWVDCVRDYEVLRKELPSDKEVAEALFHAQIALKATRGEDVSNMKFGGEVEIVSNVEQLRAAISSPGVSVVYFMSAMNQQCTQITPSVNTLCTECPSVNFLKVNIDSSPMVAKAENVRIVPTFKIYKGGVKVKEMICPSLHVLRYSVRHYSVSSS